The following are from one region of the Simiduia agarivorans SA1 = DSM 21679 genome:
- the trxA gene encoding thioredoxin: MLEDVQSTPTCTVDVTMENAQSVLIDASSERPVLIDFWADWCEPCKSLAPILDSIAKEYQGRFLLAKVNADELGPIAGQLGVRSLPTLILMKQGQPVDGLVGVQSAQSIRAMLDKYVTPAWKDDWLSAKQLMADDSKWVEALALFKAAWDASGDPLVAADYADALAESRQLDAAESLLAQVKLEDRGGAWQSAQAKIALKREAGKSPAIVALEQALEADPENLALTQQLAVALAEDQHPDEALALLFGLLQKNINAGDGAVKKCFTDIIASLGKGHAIGVQYQRRLYTLLY; the protein is encoded by the coding sequence GTGTTAGAAGATGTTCAATCCACGCCGACTTGTACGGTCGACGTTACCATGGAAAACGCCCAATCCGTTCTGATTGATGCGTCCAGCGAACGCCCGGTTTTGATCGACTTTTGGGCTGACTGGTGTGAGCCCTGTAAATCACTCGCGCCAATATTGGATAGCATCGCCAAGGAATATCAGGGTCGGTTTTTATTGGCCAAAGTGAATGCCGATGAATTGGGTCCCATCGCGGGTCAGCTCGGGGTCCGCAGTTTACCAACGCTTATCCTTATGAAACAGGGGCAGCCGGTCGATGGTCTGGTGGGCGTACAGTCTGCCCAGTCAATCAGGGCGATGTTGGATAAGTACGTCACGCCAGCATGGAAGGATGACTGGCTATCTGCGAAACAGTTGATGGCTGATGATTCGAAATGGGTCGAGGCACTGGCGCTGTTCAAGGCCGCATGGGACGCGTCTGGTGATCCGCTGGTGGCTGCTGATTACGCTGATGCGTTGGCAGAGTCCCGGCAACTTGATGCTGCTGAATCCTTGTTGGCGCAGGTAAAGTTGGAAGATCGGGGCGGTGCCTGGCAATCTGCACAGGCAAAAATAGCACTCAAGCGTGAGGCGGGAAAAAGCCCTGCTATTGTCGCACTTGAACAAGCGTTGGAAGCAGACCCGGAAAATCTGGCGTTGACTCAACAACTGGCGGTTGCACTTGCAGAGGATCAGCATCCCGATGAAGCGCTGGCATTGCTGTTCGGGCTGTTGCAAAAGAATATCAACGCCGGTGACGGTGCAGTCAAGAAATGTTTTACCGACATTATTGCTTCGCTGGGTAAGGGGCATGCCATCGGTGTGCAGTACCAGCGTCGGCTATACACATTGTTATATTGA
- a CDS encoding DUF3014 domain-containing protein has translation MNKKALVSIGVGLVLLAGVLFVLLRPAKEATQAVPVPEAVAPEPVVREAPEPVPVQKPVEPAPVPSPALIAPPDALADSDAVWQQVVAEVAPALVQWMVDAEHIRKWVILVDQIADGDVSNKHLPINYPMAPFAITGNKDAAVASAENYARANALINAVTKIKPETMVRYYRLWQPLFEDAYQELGKPGTFDDRVVQAIRQLQSVPPGPVDAQLAMKPVMYKYIDPKFEKAPALHKWMWRLGPDNQSRIKQYLTEVKLALYRQS, from the coding sequence ATGAATAAGAAAGCACTTGTTTCGATTGGTGTCGGCTTAGTGTTATTGGCCGGTGTATTGTTTGTTTTATTGCGGCCTGCAAAAGAGGCAACGCAGGCAGTGCCGGTGCCTGAAGCTGTAGCGCCCGAGCCTGTGGTGCGTGAAGCACCTGAGCCTGTGCCTGTGCAAAAACCTGTTGAGCCTGCGCCAGTGCCTTCTCCTGCGTTGATTGCTCCCCCAGATGCTTTGGCGGACTCTGATGCGGTGTGGCAACAAGTGGTTGCAGAGGTGGCACCTGCCCTGGTCCAGTGGATGGTAGATGCTGAGCACATTCGCAAATGGGTGATTCTGGTTGATCAGATTGCCGATGGCGATGTGTCGAACAAACATTTGCCGATTAATTACCCTATGGCACCGTTTGCGATAACCGGCAATAAAGATGCGGCAGTGGCAAGTGCGGAAAACTATGCCCGTGCCAATGCGCTGATCAATGCAGTAACCAAAATCAAACCGGAAACGATGGTGCGTTATTATCGGCTGTGGCAGCCCTTGTTTGAGGATGCCTATCAGGAGTTGGGTAAGCCGGGCACTTTTGATGATCGTGTTGTGCAGGCGATCCGGCAGCTTCAGAGCGTCCCACCGGGGCCGGTGGATGCCCAGCTGGCGATGAAGCCTGTGATGTACAAGTATATCGATCCGAAATTTGAAAAGGCCCCGGCTCTGCATAAGTGGATGTGGCGCTTAGGGCCGGATAATCAGTCGCGTATCAAGCAGTACCTGACTGAGGTCAAGCTCGCGCTTTACCGCCAATCCTAG
- a CDS encoding CoA pyrophosphatase has protein sequence MLLQLSKSLQARDYTLDAKGAFPRQAAVLIAFTREPDPQVLLTRRSVELKRHSGEVAFPGGWLDPEDTSLLSTALRETHEELGVEPASVEVLGPWRSRYARGGIRVQPIVGLIDPDLPLTPNPDEIDDVFKVPVSYLLKDERFRTDVFQESGVERWIPAYQYQGFEIWGFTAGVLIDLLNKTLGGGIVRDHPSAPVRHFVRN, from the coding sequence ATGTTGTTGCAGCTCTCGAAGAGTTTACAGGCCCGGGACTACACGTTGGACGCCAAAGGGGCCTTCCCGCGCCAGGCTGCGGTCCTGATTGCTTTTACCCGTGAACCCGATCCGCAGGTATTGTTGACCCGTCGGTCAGTGGAACTTAAGCGTCATTCTGGTGAGGTGGCATTCCCCGGTGGTTGGCTCGACCCGGAGGACACCAGTTTACTGTCTACCGCGCTCAGGGAGACCCATGAAGAGCTGGGCGTGGAGCCTGCTTCAGTGGAGGTGCTGGGCCCCTGGCGTTCGCGTTATGCCCGGGGTGGTATTCGTGTTCAGCCAATTGTAGGACTGATTGACCCTGATTTGCCGTTGACACCGAATCCCGATGAAATAGACGATGTGTTCAAGGTGCCGGTCAGTTACCTGTTAAAAGACGAACGTTTCCGAACAGACGTTTTTCAGGAGTCAGGTGTCGAACGTTGGATTCCAGCCTATCAGTACCAAGGTTTTGAGATCTGGGGGTTCACCGCGGGCGTCCTGATTGACTTGCTCAACAAAACGTTGGGAGGCGGTATAGTCCGCGATCATCCGAGTGCACCCGTGCGCCACTTTGTTCGGAACTGA
- a CDS encoding D-hexose-6-phosphate mutarotase, which yields MVSLPSSVSVAHTASGLRYFEVQHPLLSARIFEQGAQLVQFQSVGKPPMLWVSEAEPFKPGAAIRGGIPVCWPWFGPDPQGIGPAHGLARTQTWQLYLAQQTDSSVCLGFRFQITESSMAGLGAELVFELSDRLRLTLITHNRSEKRLTFSSALHSYFPVGDIRQALLSGAAGRQYTDSLSSAQSTESEQQLVFDQEVDRIYYGSSPWQLCSPTLCLNIESEGSGSTVVWNPWIEKSARLSHFNPDDYLRMLCVETANCGADSRLLEPGQQHVMAVEYSYLPLANSP from the coding sequence ATGGTTTCACTTCCCTCTAGTGTTTCAGTGGCACATACCGCATCTGGCCTGCGTTATTTTGAGGTGCAGCATCCGTTGCTGTCTGCGCGGATTTTTGAGCAGGGTGCACAACTTGTTCAGTTTCAGTCGGTTGGGAAACCGCCGATGCTTTGGGTCAGCGAAGCCGAACCTTTCAAGCCGGGCGCAGCGATTCGCGGCGGGATTCCGGTCTGTTGGCCGTGGTTTGGTCCAGATCCGCAGGGCATTGGACCGGCGCACGGTCTGGCGAGAACGCAGACCTGGCAGCTTTATCTTGCGCAGCAAACCGACAGTAGCGTCTGTCTTGGATTCCGATTTCAAATCACAGAGTCGTCCATGGCCGGCCTTGGTGCAGAGCTGGTGTTTGAGTTGAGCGATCGTCTCCGATTGACGCTGATCACACACAATCGTTCAGAGAAGCGGCTCACGTTTTCCAGTGCTTTGCACAGTTATTTTCCGGTGGGAGACATCCGGCAAGCGCTGCTTTCTGGGGCGGCCGGTCGCCAGTACACCGATTCTTTGAGCTCAGCCCAGAGTACCGAATCGGAACAGCAGTTGGTTTTTGATCAGGAGGTGGATCGCATCTACTACGGTTCCTCACCCTGGCAGCTGTGCAGCCCAACGCTGTGCCTGAACATTGAAAGCGAGGGTTCAGGCAGTACGGTAGTGTGGAATCCTTGGATAGAAAAGTCCGCCCGGCTAAGCCATTTTAATCCCGATGACTACCTCCGTATGTTGTGTGTGGAAACCGCAAATTGCGGTGCTGACAGCCGTCTGCTTGAGCCGGGTCAGCAGCACGTAATGGCCGTCGAATACAGCTATTTGCCGCTGGCAAATTCCCCCTGA
- a CDS encoding Dyp-type peroxidase, with amino-acid sequence MQKTQAQTAILAPLPQAASYVFFKGQSTKAQLFECLMRLSPGDDLVGIGQPLAMTLGLTVADALDYPSFANSQRCLPQTPFDLLVWVRGADAGEVALKIRQWQQRLVPHFSLVSSVDAFLHRDGRDLTGYEDGTENPDGAAAAEAALDGSGASYLALQQWRHRMDEVEHCSREQMNHIIGRDQASNRELTDAPASAHVKRTEQEAFEPHRFVLRRSMPWVQSGNMGLMFAAFGCDTQAFEAQMWRMLGRDDGIEDALFAISEPMTGVYFYCPPCVGGRLNLE; translated from the coding sequence ATGCAGAAAACGCAGGCCCAGACCGCCATTCTTGCACCTTTGCCTCAGGCTGCCAGCTATGTGTTTTTTAAAGGCCAAAGTACAAAAGCACAGTTGTTTGAGTGTTTGATGCGGTTGTCGCCCGGTGATGATCTGGTGGGGATAGGTCAGCCCTTGGCCATGACATTGGGGCTGACGGTTGCGGACGCGCTGGATTATCCCTCATTTGCGAATAGCCAACGCTGCCTGCCGCAAACACCGTTTGATTTGCTGGTATGGGTGCGAGGTGCCGATGCAGGTGAAGTGGCGCTGAAAATCCGCCAGTGGCAGCAAAGGCTGGTACCGCATTTCAGTCTGGTTTCATCAGTCGATGCTTTTTTACACCGCGATGGGCGTGATCTCACCGGTTATGAGGATGGTACTGAAAATCCAGACGGTGCTGCGGCAGCTGAGGCAGCACTGGATGGGTCTGGAGCCAGTTATCTGGCGCTGCAACAATGGCGACACCGGATGGATGAGGTGGAGCATTGCTCGCGAGAGCAAATGAATCACATCATTGGGCGCGATCAGGCGTCGAACCGCGAGCTGACGGATGCGCCCGCCAGTGCGCACGTCAAGCGCACCGAGCAGGAAGCGTTTGAACCTCACCGATTTGTACTGCGTCGCTCCATGCCCTGGGTTCAATCTGGTAATATGGGGCTGATGTTTGCCGCTTTTGGTTGCGATACCCAGGCATTTGAAGCGCAGATGTGGCGCATGTTGGGTCGCGATGACGGCATAGAGGATGCGCTGTTCGCAATTTCTGAGCCGATGACCGGTGTGTATTTTTATTGTCCACCTTGTGTTGGTGGCAGGCTGAATTTGGAATAG
- a CDS encoding phosphoserine transaminase has product MRPETKPANPNFSSGPCSKRPGYDLAALPTESLGRSHRSSLGKRILKRACEQTASLLGLPEGYRVGIVPASDTGAVEMALWSLLGQRPVDVVYWESFGQGWLTDITKQLKLPDARAISADYGQLPDLDSVDFDRDVVFTWNGTTSGVRVPNGDWIADDRKGLTICDATSAVFAMEMPWDKLDVVTYSWQKVLGGEGAHGMLILSPRAVERLETYTPAWPLPKIFRMTKGGKLIEGIFQGETINTPSMLCVLDYLDALDWLEGIGGVEAAIARSHQSLAAIERYVASNPWIHFLAEDPALRSNTSVCLTLDAEPEQVKQIIKLLEQEQVAFDIGAYRDAPAGLRIWCGATVEPADVDALMPWIGWAYEQVVK; this is encoded by the coding sequence ATGCGTCCGGAAACCAAGCCAGCCAATCCCAATTTTTCCTCTGGGCCATGCAGTAAGCGCCCGGGCTATGATCTGGCGGCACTGCCCACCGAGTCCTTGGGGCGGTCCCACCGTTCGTCGCTCGGAAAGCGGATTCTTAAGCGTGCCTGCGAACAAACGGCGTCGTTACTCGGATTGCCGGAAGGGTACCGTGTTGGCATAGTCCCGGCCTCCGATACCGGTGCGGTTGAAATGGCCCTTTGGTCGTTGTTGGGGCAGCGACCGGTAGACGTGGTCTATTGGGAATCCTTTGGCCAAGGCTGGCTGACCGATATTACCAAGCAACTTAAACTTCCCGATGCGCGGGCAATCTCCGCGGACTACGGGCAGTTGCCCGACCTCGATTCGGTGGACTTTGATCGCGATGTCGTCTTTACCTGGAATGGCACGACCTCGGGTGTGCGCGTTCCCAATGGCGACTGGATCGCAGATGACCGCAAGGGCTTAACGATTTGTGATGCCACATCGGCTGTATTTGCAATGGAAATGCCCTGGGACAAACTCGATGTTGTGACCTATTCATGGCAGAAAGTGTTAGGCGGTGAGGGCGCTCACGGTATGTTGATCCTGAGTCCTCGCGCGGTTGAGCGACTGGAAACCTACACGCCGGCGTGGCCGCTCCCCAAAATTTTCCGCATGACCAAGGGCGGAAAGTTGATCGAAGGGATTTTTCAGGGCGAAACCATTAACACGCCCTCAATGCTGTGCGTACTGGATTACCTGGATGCGCTGGATTGGCTTGAGGGGATTGGTGGTGTAGAGGCCGCGATCGCACGATCACATCAGTCGCTGGCTGCGATTGAGCGCTATGTTGCGTCAAATCCATGGATCCACTTTCTCGCTGAAGACCCTGCGTTGCGTTCAAATACTTCAGTCTGCCTGACATTGGATGCTGAACCAGAGCAGGTCAAACAAATCATCAAATTGCTTGAGCAGGAACAGGTTGCCTTTGATATTGGCGCTTATCGTGATGCGCCCGCGGGTCTTCGGATCTGGTGTGGTGCAACCGTGGAGCCTGCGGATGTAGACGCGCTGATGCCCTGGATCGGCTGGGCATACGAACAAGTGGTAAAGTAA
- a CDS encoding DUF3135 domain-containing protein encodes MNLPEFNDLLALSRENPEALERLRRQLVDQVISGANPDTQARLRGLQFQIDAQRQLSSSAMGACVRLSRMMNASFAELMTQLNQPSDTPPQTNAKIIPFARSVNDEVL; translated from the coding sequence ATGAACCTGCCGGAATTTAACGACTTATTGGCGCTTTCCCGCGAAAATCCGGAGGCTCTCGAGCGCTTGCGCCGACAACTGGTAGATCAGGTGATCAGTGGTGCGAATCCCGATACACAGGCCCGGTTACGGGGGCTGCAATTCCAGATCGACGCACAGCGCCAGCTTTCCAGCTCGGCCATGGGCGCCTGCGTCCGACTTTCGCGCATGATGAATGCGTCCTTTGCCGAATTGATGACCCAGCTGAACCAACCATCCGACACCCCACCTCAAACTAACGCCAAAATCATCCCGTTTGCCCGGAGCGTGAACGATGAAGTTTTGTAG
- a CDS encoding YqfO family protein has product MYKLGFYVPESHLDAVKQALFAAGAGRIGQYEHCCWQVLGTGQFRPGTGADPHIGTVGKLEQLAEYRVEMVVADAFIKAAVAALKASHPYEEPAYDVVALCEF; this is encoded by the coding sequence ATGTATAAGCTTGGATTCTATGTGCCCGAGAGTCATTTGGATGCAGTGAAACAGGCGCTGTTTGCTGCTGGAGCTGGGCGTATCGGCCAATACGAACATTGTTGCTGGCAGGTGCTCGGTACTGGGCAGTTCCGCCCCGGTACTGGTGCTGATCCACATATAGGCACGGTAGGCAAGCTGGAACAACTTGCGGAGTACCGGGTCGAAATGGTGGTGGCGGATGCATTCATTAAGGCGGCAGTCGCAGCTCTGAAGGCCTCGCATCCATACGAGGAGCCGGCTTATGATGTGGTGGCCTTGTGTGAGTTCTGA
- a CDS encoding NUDIX hydrolase, whose product MKFCSSCGEGVAWLIPEGDNRHRHVCNTCNTIHYQNPRIITGTLPIHEDKVLLCKRAIEPRYGLWTLPAGFMENGETTEQGASRETWEEARANIALSGLYTLFNLPQINQVYFFYRGHLTDLDFGPGPESLEVALFEEHQIPWEQLAFPVITRTLQHYFSDRKHDHYPVRTEDIIRPPRAR is encoded by the coding sequence ATGAAGTTTTGTAGTAGCTGCGGAGAAGGCGTTGCGTGGTTGATTCCAGAAGGTGATAACCGACACCGGCATGTGTGTAACACCTGCAATACGATTCACTACCAGAACCCCCGCATTATTACCGGCACCCTGCCCATCCATGAGGACAAGGTTCTGCTGTGCAAACGTGCGATCGAACCACGTTATGGGTTATGGACCTTGCCAGCGGGGTTCATGGAAAACGGAGAGACAACGGAACAAGGCGCCAGCCGGGAAACCTGGGAAGAGGCTCGCGCCAACATTGCATTGAGCGGTCTCTACACACTGTTTAATCTGCCGCAGATTAATCAGGTCTATTTTTTCTACCGGGGTCATCTCACGGACCTGGATTTTGGCCCCGGGCCTGAATCTCTGGAGGTTGCGCTTTTTGAGGAACACCAGATACCATGGGAACAGCTCGCTTTTCCCGTGATTACCCGCACCCTGCAACATTATTTTTCAGACCGGAAACACGACCACTACCCGGTGCGGACCGAAGATATTATCCGCCCGCCACGGGCGCGCTAG
- a CDS encoding gamma carbonic anhydrase family protein: MTLYQLGKARPVFIGTGHFVADSANLIGDVVLNDASSVWFNAVIRADNATITLGARTNVQDGAVLHTDPGLPLTLGDDVTVGHNAMLHGCEVGSNTLIGIGAVVLNHAKIGRNCIVGANALVTERMDIPDNSLVVGSPAKVVRTLDDKMAEMLSLNADVYVKHGARYNAELKPVEK, from the coding sequence ATGACGCTTTACCAACTGGGCAAGGCCCGCCCTGTATTTATCGGGACTGGTCATTTTGTTGCGGACAGCGCCAATCTGATTGGTGATGTAGTACTTAATGATGCCAGCAGTGTCTGGTTTAACGCGGTTATCCGTGCCGACAATGCCACCATTACTCTGGGCGCCAGAACCAATGTGCAGGATGGCGCCGTTTTGCATACGGATCCTGGTCTGCCGCTGACCTTGGGAGATGATGTAACGGTGGGCCACAATGCCATGCTGCACGGTTGCGAGGTGGGCAGTAATACTCTGATTGGTATCGGTGCGGTGGTGTTGAATCACGCCAAAATAGGGCGCAACTGTATCGTGGGCGCGAATGCACTGGTGACGGAAAGAATGGACATTCCCGACAATTCATTGGTCGTCGGGAGTCCGGCTAAAGTTGTGCGTACGCTCGATGATAAAATGGCAGAAATGCTATCGCTGAATGCGGATGTGTATGTCAAACACGGCGCGCGCTACAACGCCGAGCTGAAGCCAGTCGAAAAATGA
- a CDS encoding 3-phosphoglycerate dehydrogenase family protein: MGFSIKTYNQIAERGLARLAQQDILCVESLDRADAILLRSEKLHGVDFPPSVRAIARAGAGVNNIPVELCSARGIAVFNTPGANANAVKELVICSLLLSSRGILPGIQFAREQAVDDRAALHALMEKQKKQFAGNELFGKTLGIVGLGAIGSMVAEVALGLGMKVVGYDPALSVEAAWRLPNQVERMEGLNNLLSVSDYVTLHVPAIEATLNLINADNLPAFKPGAVLVNFAREAIVDYKAVLNALDSGPIRHYICDFPEPAFRNRQDVTAMPHIGASTQEAEENCAVMAAEQLADYLLNGNIKNAVNLPEVSMPRVPNTRRLTFINDNVAGVLGQVLSVLAEQSFNVVDMMNKSHGDVAYNIIDMEGDVPENIEFLIGQIEHVTSVRLI; encoded by the coding sequence ATGGGATTTTCCATCAAAACCTATAATCAGATTGCAGAGCGAGGCTTGGCGAGACTGGCACAGCAGGACATTCTTTGCGTCGAATCGTTAGACCGTGCTGACGCCATTTTGCTGCGCAGTGAAAAGCTTCACGGCGTGGACTTTCCTCCGTCCGTGCGTGCAATTGCCCGGGCTGGTGCGGGTGTCAACAATATCCCTGTAGAGTTGTGCAGTGCGCGCGGGATCGCGGTGTTCAATACCCCGGGCGCGAATGCGAATGCGGTTAAAGAGTTGGTTATCTGCAGCCTTTTGCTGAGTTCAAGGGGTATTTTGCCCGGAATTCAATTTGCACGTGAGCAAGCCGTTGATGATCGTGCTGCTTTGCATGCGCTGATGGAGAAACAAAAGAAGCAGTTTGCGGGCAATGAGCTGTTCGGAAAAACCTTGGGTATTGTTGGCTTGGGCGCAATCGGCTCTATGGTCGCAGAGGTGGCACTGGGACTTGGTATGAAGGTGGTCGGTTACGATCCGGCGCTGTCGGTTGAAGCGGCCTGGCGCCTGCCCAATCAGGTAGAGCGTATGGAAGGACTCAATAATCTGTTATCTGTTTCAGACTATGTCACCCTGCACGTGCCCGCAATTGAGGCCACGCTGAATCTTATCAACGCCGACAATCTGCCGGCATTCAAGCCGGGCGCGGTTTTGGTGAATTTCGCCCGTGAAGCGATTGTGGATTACAAGGCAGTGCTGAATGCGCTGGACAGCGGTCCGATCAGGCATTACATCTGCGATTTCCCCGAACCCGCTTTTCGTAATCGGCAAGACGTAACCGCAATGCCGCATATTGGTGCCTCCACACAGGAGGCCGAAGAAAACTGTGCGGTAATGGCTGCTGAACAGCTTGCCGACTATTTGTTGAATGGCAATATTAAAAATGCGGTCAATTTACCTGAGGTATCTATGCCGCGGGTGCCTAATACCCGAAGGCTGACCTTCATCAATGACAATGTCGCCGGTGTATTGGGTCAGGTTTTGTCAGTGCTTGCAGAGCAATCGTTTAATGTGGTGGACATGATGAACAAAAGCCATGGTGATGTGGCGTACAACATCATCGATATGGAAGGCGATGTACCTGAAAACATCGAATTTCTGATTGGCCAGATCGAGCATGTCACCAGTGTGCGACTGATCTGA